A stretch of the Tautonia marina genome encodes the following:
- a CDS encoding carbon-nitrogen hydrolase family protein produces MTTIRAAVVQAAPVSFDRDRSIDRVRTLAVEAAASGASLIVFPEAFVPGYPRGLDFGARIGWRTSEGREWFRRYWEASVEIPSPAATAIGEAARLASAHLVVGVVEREGGTLYCTVLFFGPDGRLLGKHRKLMPTGSERLVWGFGDGSTLPVIDTPLGRLGAAICWENYMPLLRMHLYAQGVQLYIAPTADGRDTWLPTMQHVALEGRCFVLSCNQFARRIDYPQDYPIEGFEEPEAVVSRGGSCILDPLGQVLAGPDFDGPCILAADLDLTLIPRARYDFDVVGHYARPDVFRLLVDTRPKPPVAPAELGEFTPSPPLDADPDDATG; encoded by the coding sequence ATGACCACGATCCGGGCCGCCGTCGTGCAGGCCGCGCCGGTGAGCTTCGACCGCGATCGCTCGATCGATCGAGTCCGTACTCTGGCGGTCGAGGCGGCTGCGAGTGGCGCCTCCCTGATCGTCTTCCCCGAGGCGTTCGTGCCGGGTTACCCCCGAGGGCTCGACTTCGGCGCCCGGATCGGCTGGCGGACCTCCGAGGGCCGCGAGTGGTTCCGCCGCTACTGGGAGGCTTCGGTCGAGATTCCCAGCCCCGCCGCCACGGCCATCGGCGAGGCAGCCCGGCTCGCCTCGGCTCATCTGGTCGTCGGGGTCGTTGAACGCGAGGGCGGCACCCTTTACTGCACCGTCCTGTTTTTCGGGCCGGATGGCCGGCTGCTGGGGAAGCACCGCAAGCTGATGCCGACCGGCTCTGAGCGGCTCGTCTGGGGCTTTGGTGACGGCTCGACCCTGCCGGTCATCGACACCCCCCTCGGCCGTCTGGGCGCGGCGATCTGCTGGGAAAATTACATGCCACTTTTGCGCATGCATCTCTATGCGCAAGGGGTCCAGCTTTACATCGCCCCCACGGCCGACGGCCGCGACACCTGGCTACCGACCATGCAGCATGTCGCCCTCGAAGGGCGATGCTTCGTCCTTTCGTGCAACCAGTTCGCCCGCCGGATCGACTATCCGCAGGACTACCCGATCGAGGGGTTCGAGGAGCCCGAGGCGGTCGTTTCCCGAGGCGGTTCCTGCATTCTTGATCCCCTGGGCCAGGTGCTGGCCGGGCCGGATTTCGATGGTCCCTGCATCCTCGCGGCCGACCTCGATCTGACCCTCATCCCCCGCGCCAGGTACGATTTCGACGTGGTGGGGCACTACGCTCGCCCCGATGTCTTCCGCCTGCTCGTCGATACGAGGCCCAAGCCCCCCGTGGCCCCGGCCGAGCTGGGTGAGTTCACTCCCTCCCCTCCGCTCGACGCCGATCCGGACGATGCGACGGGATGA
- a CDS encoding neutral/alkaline non-lysosomal ceramidase N-terminal domain-containing protein: MILSPLIAALALSLPAVSPDDAPEIPVGVARVDVTPEGPVRLTGYGNRSTESEGVDQRLWAKALAIGGDDGDGPAVLITVDNLGIPDRMTTEVARRLADRSGLARDRLAISASHTHTAPALTNVAPFLFPEFPNRTEQAHIDQYTETLTDHLTNVALEALADRRPGKLAWGVGSADFAANRRVLRDGQWVGFGVNPDGPTDHSLPVIRVTDLDGSTRAVLASYACHCTTLTGEFNQICGDWAGDAQEAIERDLPGAIALIAIGCGADANPEPRGERAQARAHGEAIAQAVSKVLNAQMTPLGGVSHAQLSRVNLPFAPLPSREDWQARAGQTNQQGLHARTMLARLDKGESLPEALEGYPVQVWAFGDELAMVFLAGEVVVDYALHLRRVADPERLWINAYSNDAPCYIASDRLLDEGGYEVDGSMIFYGQPTRFAPGVEGIIIDAVRDLLPPAFLATEN, encoded by the coding sequence ATGATCCTCTCCCCCCTGATTGCGGCTCTGGCACTCTCGCTCCCCGCAGTTTCCCCTGACGATGCTCCTGAAATCCCGGTCGGTGTCGCCCGGGTTGACGTGACTCCCGAAGGCCCGGTTCGCCTGACCGGCTACGGCAACCGCTCGACCGAATCCGAAGGGGTCGATCAACGCCTCTGGGCCAAGGCGCTGGCCATCGGCGGCGACGACGGCGACGGCCCGGCCGTCCTGATCACGGTCGATAATCTCGGCATCCCCGACCGCATGACCACGGAGGTCGCGCGGCGCCTGGCTGATCGCTCGGGGCTCGCCCGTGATCGCCTGGCCATCTCCGCCTCGCACACGCACACCGCTCCGGCCCTGACCAACGTCGCGCCGTTTCTCTTTCCCGAATTCCCGAACCGGACCGAGCAGGCCCATATCGACCAGTACACCGAGACGCTGACCGACCACCTGACCAACGTCGCCCTCGAAGCCCTGGCCGATCGCCGGCCGGGCAAACTCGCCTGGGGAGTCGGATCGGCCGACTTCGCCGCCAATCGCCGCGTGCTGCGCGATGGCCAATGGGTCGGCTTCGGCGTGAACCCCGACGGCCCGACCGACCATTCGCTGCCCGTCATCCGCGTGACCGACCTCGACGGCTCGACCCGCGCCGTCCTCGCCTCGTACGCCTGCCACTGCACCACCCTGACCGGCGAGTTCAACCAGATTTGCGGCGACTGGGCCGGCGACGCTCAGGAAGCCATCGAGCGCGACCTTCCCGGCGCGATCGCTCTGATCGCCATCGGCTGCGGAGCCGACGCCAACCCCGAACCCCGAGGCGAACGGGCTCAGGCCCGAGCACACGGCGAAGCGATTGCCCAGGCCGTTTCCAAGGTCCTGAACGCGCAGATGACTCCTCTCGGTGGAGTCTCACATGCTCAACTGAGTCGTGTGAATCTGCCCTTCGCCCCCCTGCCCTCGCGCGAGGACTGGCAAGCCCGCGCTGGTCAGACCAACCAGCAAGGGCTCCACGCCCGGACCATGCTCGCGCGGCTCGACAAGGGCGAATCGCTTCCCGAGGCTCTCGAAGGCTATCCGGTGCAGGTCTGGGCCTTCGGCGACGAGCTGGCGATGGTCTTCCTCGCCGGTGAGGTCGTGGTGGATTATGCCCTGCATCTCCGCCGCGTGGCCGACCCCGAGCGCCTCTGGATCAACGCGTACAGCAATGATGCCCCGTGCTACATCGCTTCCGACCGCCTTCTCGACGAAGGGGGCTACGAGGTTGACGGCTCGATGATTTTCTACGGCCAGCCGACCCGCTTCGCCCCAGGTGTCGAGGGGATCATCATCGACGCCGTGCGCGACCTCCTTCCCCCGGCCTTCCTGGCAACGGAGAACTAA
- a CDS encoding DUF4058 family protein translates to MPGIFPGVDPYIEAQGQWPDFHASFITYCRDALFDRLPNNYEAVIEEQFRLYESDDEPPLLAKPDVALLRTGKPRGEEGGVAVAELIEPVTVPIASVEREDYRHTWIEIRTLPERSLVAVVELLSPTNKYGQGRNDYLRKRRSYLAQPVHLIELDFLLAGHRMPMAAPMPPGDCFAVVARSERRPDAEVYAWSIRRALPPIPIPLRAPDPDVRLDLAPVYATAYDRGRYARRLDYTAAISLPVSEPDRQWAAELTRTATQ, encoded by the coding sequence ATGCCCGGCATCTTTCCCGGCGTCGACCCGTATATTGAAGCTCAGGGCCAATGGCCTGATTTTCATGCAAGCTTCATTACGTACTGTCGCGATGCGTTGTTTGACCGGCTTCCGAACAACTATGAGGCCGTGATCGAGGAACAATTTCGGCTTTACGAGTCTGATGACGAACCGCCGTTGCTTGCCAAGCCCGATGTCGCGTTGCTTCGGACAGGAAAACCCCGCGGGGAGGAAGGCGGGGTCGCCGTGGCGGAGCTGATCGAGCCCGTCACGGTGCCGATCGCATCGGTGGAGCGCGAGGATTACCGGCACACCTGGATTGAGATCAGAACCCTTCCGGAACGGTCCCTGGTGGCGGTGGTCGAGTTGCTCTCGCCAACGAATAAGTACGGTCAGGGACGGAATGATTACCTGCGCAAGCGAAGGTCGTATCTTGCTCAGCCTGTTCATCTGATCGAACTGGATTTCCTGCTCGCCGGGCACCGGATGCCGATGGCGGCACCGATGCCGCCGGGCGATTGCTTCGCGGTGGTCGCTCGCTCGGAGCGGAGGCCCGATGCCGAAGTCTATGCCTGGTCGATCCGACGGGCATTGCCGCCAATCCCGATTCCCCTGCGAGCCCCCGATCCCGATGTTCGGCTCGATCTGGCCCCGGTGTACGCCACTGCGTACGATCGGGGACGTTATGCTCGTCGCCTCGACTACACCGCAGCGATTTCGCTTCCCGTGTCCGAACCCGACCGGCAATGGGCAGCCGAACTGACCCGAACCGCCACACAATGA
- a CDS encoding fatty acid desaturase family protein, producing MNRETGSDLTWDEVRTPLLAMAKPDNRTNLACIAREYALLVLALTSGSVAFSAWSDGRLPTIAFLPIASAVTVVVAIGQHRLSGLAHEASHFVLFRNRLANELVSDLFLLFPLVALTQRYRAAHWGHHLYVNDPDRDTDLIRLNHPEPHRFPIAPSAFWKRYVLRALWPPAILRYLFGRARAANLAAPEGSAVPSAVYRASVARRLRGAYWLLVFSGVHLSGNWPTFFLFWVVPLLTVYPMVMQLREIAHHANAPDAGDLTNSRIFQVHPLLRFCVFPYGQDFHLTHHLFMSVPHFQIAEAHALLRRWPPYRDRVVVCQGYFFRRRGTEGPSLLELLAQPAPHLTGPAQNGRWQPTEPSPSQTTAEPWSEAA from the coding sequence ATGAACCGGGAGACCGGCTCGGACTTGACCTGGGACGAGGTTCGCACGCCCCTGCTGGCGATGGCGAAGCCCGACAACCGGACAAACCTCGCCTGCATCGCCCGCGAGTACGCCCTGCTTGTCCTCGCCCTGACCTCCGGATCCGTCGCCTTCTCGGCCTGGTCCGATGGGCGGTTGCCCACGATCGCCTTCCTTCCCATCGCCTCGGCCGTGACTGTCGTCGTCGCCATCGGCCAGCACCGACTCTCGGGCCTGGCACACGAGGCCAGCCACTTCGTCCTCTTTCGCAACCGATTGGCCAACGAACTGGTTTCCGATCTGTTCCTGCTCTTTCCCCTCGTTGCCCTCACCCAGCGCTACCGGGCCGCCCACTGGGGCCACCACCTGTACGTCAACGATCCCGACCGCGATACCGACCTCATCCGTCTGAACCACCCCGAGCCGCACCGCTTCCCCATCGCTCCTTCGGCCTTCTGGAAACGCTACGTGCTGCGGGCCCTCTGGCCCCCCGCGATCCTGCGCTACCTGTTCGGAAGGGCCAGGGCTGCGAACCTCGCCGCCCCGGAAGGATCAGCAGTTCCCTCGGCCGTCTACCGTGCAAGCGTGGCAAGGCGACTCCGCGGTGCATACTGGTTGCTTGTTTTCTCAGGTGTTCATCTTTCTGGAAATTGGCCGACGTTCTTCCTGTTCTGGGTGGTTCCATTGTTGACCGTTTATCCGATGGTGATGCAGCTCCGCGAGATCGCTCACCATGCCAACGCCCCCGACGCCGGAGATCTGACGAACTCCCGTATTTTTCAGGTCCATCCGCTCTTGCGCTTCTGCGTGTTCCCTTACGGACAGGATTTTCACCTGACGCATCATCTGTTCATGAGTGTCCCTCACTTCCAGATTGCGGAGGCCCATGCGTTGCTTCGTCGCTGGCCGCCGTACCGGGATCGGGTCGTGGTGTGCCAGGGGTACTTCTTCCGGCGGAGGGGGACCGAGGGACCATCGCTGCTGGAACTGCTCGCGCAACCGGCTCCGCACCTCACCGGCCCGGCTCAGAACGGGCGATGGCAGCCGACGGAACCCTCCCCGTCCCAGACGACCGCGGAGCCCTGGAGCGAAGCCGCCTGA